One window from the genome of Sulfodiicoccus acidiphilus encodes:
- the cutC gene encoding glyceraldehyde dehydrogenase subunit gamma, with translation MSTLVRPGETTKVSLRINNVVHQVEVEPRKLLVHTLRDIGLTGTKVGCDTSVCGACTVLMNGKPIKSCTVLTVQADGSDITTIEGLSVEGKLHPLQEAFWENHALQCGYCTSGMIMNAYALLKEHKNPSEEEIRNYMHGNLCRCTGYQNIVKAVREAAKRMGA, from the coding sequence ATGTCCACTTTGGTTAGACCAGGAGAGACAACGAAGGTCAGTCTGAGGATAAACAACGTGGTCCACCAGGTTGAAGTGGAGCCTAGGAAGTTACTAGTTCACACCCTAAGAGACATCGGACTGACTGGCACTAAGGTGGGATGTGACACATCGGTCTGCGGGGCCTGTACAGTCTTAATGAACGGTAAGCCGATTAAGTCCTGCACCGTATTGACTGTCCAAGCCGACGGGTCGGATATAACCACCATAGAGGGCCTTTCAGTCGAAGGTAAACTCCACCCGCTCCAAGAGGCGTTCTGGGAGAACCACGCCCTGCAGTGCGGATACTGCACTTCTGGTATGATAATGAACGCCTATGCCCTACTAAAGGAACACAAGAACCCGAGCGAGGAGGAGATAAGGAATTACATGCATGGGAACTTGTGCAGGTGCACTGGCTATCAGAACATAGTAAAGGCCGTAAGGGAGGCAGCTAAGAGGATGGGAGCATGA
- the cutB gene encoding glyceraldehyde dehydrogenase subunit beta produces MYPREVGYFRPSTIEEALKFLEKEKDSRPLAGGQSLIPMMRLRVANPSYLVDLTPLNMNGFNLSDNEVRIGATTKYSEILSRTELRKATPLLVKALSQVGDSQVRNMGTLGGSVCNADPASDSPAVLLAAEARFVVKSVNGEREVKASDFFKGPFTTQLKQGEILREIKIPTHADYKTTYVKLVRRAGDYAIVSAAVMLKMKGEEVEDVRLSYASAADRPYRAKEAEEFLKGRKLNEENLREAAELALKGASPPSDVRASSSYRKELIKLVTMRGLRGAS; encoded by the coding sequence GTGTACCCTAGAGAGGTCGGATACTTTAGACCCTCCACCATAGAAGAGGCCCTAAAGTTTTTAGAGAAAGAGAAGGATAGTCGCCCACTGGCAGGTGGACAGAGTCTAATTCCCATGATGCGCCTAAGGGTTGCCAACCCCTCCTATTTGGTTGACCTGACTCCTCTGAACATGAATGGTTTTAACCTGTCAGATAATGAAGTAAGGATCGGGGCTACCACCAAGTACTCAGAGATCCTGTCCAGAACAGAGCTGAGAAAGGCTACTCCCCTTCTCGTTAAAGCGCTTTCACAAGTTGGTGACTCGCAGGTAAGGAACATGGGGACATTGGGGGGCAGCGTTTGCAACGCCGATCCTGCCTCAGATTCCCCAGCTGTCCTCCTTGCAGCAGAGGCCAGATTCGTAGTTAAGTCCGTTAACGGAGAGAGGGAAGTTAAGGCTTCAGACTTCTTCAAGGGTCCATTCACTACCCAACTGAAGCAGGGGGAGATACTGCGCGAAATAAAGATCCCAACCCACGCAGACTACAAGACGACATACGTGAAGCTAGTGAGGAGAGCCGGAGACTATGCTATAGTTTCCGCGGCTGTAATGCTGAAGATGAAGGGAGAGGAGGTGGAAGACGTGAGACTCAGTTACGCCAGCGCCGCTGACAGACCCTACAGAGCTAAGGAAGCCGAGGAGTTTCTAAAGGGAAGGAAGCTAAACGAAGAGAACTTGAGGGAGGCCGCAGAACTCGCCTTGAAGGGTGCGTCTCCGCCCTCTGACGTGAGGGCCAGTTCGTCCTATCGTAAAGAACTGATCAAGCTAGTGACAATGAGAGGACTGAGAGGTGCATCGTGA
- a CDS encoding ABC transporter ATP-binding protein, with amino-acid sequence MSVELRSVTKRYGDYKAVNGVSLHIEKGELFVFLGPSGSGKTTLLRLVAGLEKADEGKIILDGTDVTSLPPSKRNVSMVFQNYALFPHKTVLQNLLLPVEGDRDALSKVRDVAAKLKIDDLLDRYPSSLSGGQQQRVALARALVKLPRLFLMDEPLSNLDAPLRFSARHLIRELQRESGITTIYVTHDQGEAMAIADRIAIMNRGRIVQVGAPEEVYNEPTDQFVASFIGYPPMVIVDSVGVRAEDVVLGQGERNGVVKDVEFMGDRYLVYVSEGEKEIMAFSRTKPKIGDNVRFSITKFFKFEEFRAH; translated from the coding sequence GTGAGTGTTGAGCTACGATCGGTCACCAAGAGGTACGGGGACTACAAGGCCGTAAATGGTGTTAGTCTTCATATAGAGAAGGGAGAGCTCTTCGTGTTCCTAGGTCCTTCGGGTTCCGGTAAGACGACCCTCCTCAGACTGGTAGCGGGACTGGAGAAGGCGGATGAAGGCAAGATAATATTGGACGGAACTGACGTCACATCTTTACCCCCCTCTAAGAGGAACGTCTCCATGGTCTTTCAGAATTATGCTCTCTTCCCTCACAAGACCGTCCTTCAGAATCTCTTGTTACCTGTGGAAGGAGATAGGGACGCTCTATCCAAGGTGAGGGACGTTGCAGCCAAGCTAAAGATAGATGACCTCCTCGACAGATACCCAAGTAGTCTATCAGGTGGGCAGCAACAAAGGGTAGCCCTGGCTAGGGCTCTAGTCAAGTTACCCAGGCTTTTTCTAATGGACGAACCCCTCTCCAACCTAGATGCTCCACTAAGGTTCTCTGCTAGACACCTAATAAGGGAACTCCAGCGAGAAAGTGGGATAACTACGATCTACGTCACCCACGATCAGGGAGAGGCCATGGCAATTGCTGATAGAATTGCTATCATGAATAGGGGGAGGATAGTCCAAGTCGGTGCTCCAGAGGAGGTTTACAACGAGCCCACCGACCAGTTCGTGGCCTCCTTCATAGGGTACCCTCCGATGGTAATAGTGGACAGTGTCGGAGTTAGAGCAGAGGACGTGGTGTTGGGCCAAGGCGAGAGGAACGGTGTAGTGAAGGATGTGGAGTTCATGGGAGACCGATATTTGGTTTATGTTTCTGAGGGAGAGAAGGAAATCATGGCCTTCTCCAGAACCAAGCCGAAGATAGGGGATAATGTAAGGTTTTCTATAACTAAGTTCTTCAAGTTCGAAGAGTTCAGAGCTCACTGA
- a CDS encoding peroxiredoxin: MKVKEVCDFDLNSYRGRNLVLFFYIKDFAKLCTVEAIAFRDKIEYFHSFETEVIGVSKDPVDTHVKFSEEFSLPFTLVSDPKDALRQRFGLKDFMKCRATVLVDSVGKERFRYCSLFDPVSHVRETLRVLSEL; encoded by the coding sequence ATGAAAGTTAAGGAAGTTTGCGACTTCGACTTGAACTCGTATAGAGGGAGGAACTTGGTGTTGTTCTTCTACATCAAGGACTTCGCCAAATTATGTACGGTGGAGGCGATAGCCTTCAGAGACAAGATAGAATACTTCCATTCTTTTGAGACCGAAGTAATAGGAGTGAGTAAGGATCCTGTCGACACCCACGTGAAATTCTCCGAGGAGTTCTCGCTCCCCTTCACGCTAGTTAGCGATCCGAAGGATGCCTTGAGACAAAGATTCGGACTCAAGGACTTCATGAAATGCAGGGCGACCGTACTAGTGGATAGTGTAGGGAAGGAGAGGTTCAGGTACTGTTCGCTCTTCGATCCAGTGAGCCACGTGAGGGAGACTCTCCGGGTCCTCAGTGAGCTCTGA
- a CDS encoding GNAT family N-acetyltransferase, protein MTVREAKKEDAERIIELMVRLKKLNEEFDPLYTVRQDIYDVVKKFVEASMGKENVAMIVAEDQEVIGFVRLEIRSRMFYEPTMEGVITDLYVLPPYRRKGVGKVLIDAAIKELKSRGVYLASAEFPPMNKISVDFYQRRGFKPLLYTFFKEV, encoded by the coding sequence GTGACGGTCAGGGAAGCAAAGAAGGAAGATGCCGAGAGAATAATTGAATTGATGGTGCGATTAAAGAAGTTAAATGAGGAGTTCGATCCCCTTTACACGGTGAGGCAGGACATATACGACGTCGTTAAGAAGTTCGTGGAGGCCTCTATGGGGAAAGAGAACGTTGCTATGATTGTAGCAGAAGATCAGGAGGTGATCGGATTCGTGAGGCTCGAGATTAGATCGAGGATGTTCTATGAGCCCACCATGGAGGGAGTTATAACCGACCTATACGTCCTCCCTCCGTATAGACGCAAGGGAGTGGGGAAGGTCCTTATAGATGCTGCGATAAAGGAGCTCAAGTCGCGCGGGGTCTACTTGGCCTCCGCCGAGTTCCCTCCCATGAACAAGATATCCGTGGACTTCTATCAAAGGAGAGGGTTCAAGCCGTTACTCTACACTTTCTTTAAGGAAGTCTAA
- a CDS encoding thiamine pyrophosphate-dependent enzyme: MGHKVADELVRQLLVAGVKRFYGVPGDAIDLVVDAVRKTGATFVQVRHEEGGALAASAEAKLTGGPGVCLGTSGPGSIHLLNGLYDAKLDGAPVIAITGQVPTAKMWSNFFQEVNLNRLFDDVAIYNAQLVNPQETPYVVARAVREAVTRKGVSHINVPEDVLRMDAVPREVTVKVPETRYTFAQREVIADIEISARPVIIIGKGAQGLGEEVLSLARKIGAPIVHALNAKGVVPDYVPQAFGGLGMSGTRAAREALSRADLLIMMGTSFPFVEFLPDVKTIQVDVEPWKFGLRAPVVQPVLCDVETFLKEVTPSVKEKKEKFYDELQNVKRSWMEELTALEKQGTKVRPGALAKALSEEVPEVPVVVDTGNVTVWVNRHFRVKNPRRFLFSSWLGTTGFGVPGGLGAAFASNSQVLSVVGDGGFVMTMQEVLTARKYGVPVKVVIFNNSSFGMVKEQQQEAGLQPFGVELDNPDFVELGRSFNVPSRRVEEASELTDALRWLRQEKGPAILEVVLDPRDVPPKVS, from the coding sequence TTGGGTCATAAAGTGGCTGACGAGCTGGTGAGGCAGCTCCTTGTCGCGGGAGTCAAGCGCTTCTACGGTGTTCCAGGTGACGCGATAGATCTGGTAGTTGACGCAGTCAGGAAGACAGGGGCCACCTTCGTTCAGGTAAGACATGAAGAAGGGGGTGCTCTGGCTGCCTCTGCAGAAGCTAAGCTAACTGGAGGTCCGGGTGTCTGTTTAGGAACTTCAGGTCCTGGGTCCATCCACCTGCTCAACGGCCTATACGACGCGAAGCTGGACGGGGCACCGGTGATAGCTATAACCGGCCAAGTACCCACGGCTAAAATGTGGAGCAACTTCTTTCAGGAGGTAAACTTAAACAGACTGTTCGACGACGTAGCGATTTACAATGCCCAGCTGGTTAATCCCCAGGAGACGCCCTACGTAGTGGCCAGGGCTGTGAGGGAGGCTGTGACAAGGAAGGGAGTATCTCACATAAACGTTCCGGAGGACGTGTTGCGCATGGATGCTGTCCCGAGGGAGGTTACAGTGAAGGTGCCTGAAACTAGATACACATTTGCCCAAAGGGAAGTTATAGCTGACATAGAAATAAGTGCGAGGCCTGTGATAATTATAGGCAAGGGAGCTCAGGGCCTAGGGGAGGAGGTGCTCTCTCTGGCACGGAAAATAGGTGCCCCTATAGTTCACGCCCTCAATGCCAAAGGGGTGGTCCCAGACTATGTGCCCCAGGCCTTTGGGGGACTTGGGATGTCAGGAACAAGGGCTGCTAGAGAAGCTTTGAGTCGAGCGGACCTTCTGATTATGATGGGTACCTCCTTCCCGTTCGTCGAGTTCCTCCCCGACGTAAAAACCATACAGGTCGACGTTGAGCCATGGAAGTTCGGACTCAGGGCACCCGTCGTCCAACCTGTACTATGCGACGTAGAGACCTTCCTCAAGGAGGTCACACCATCCGTCAAAGAGAAAAAGGAGAAGTTTTACGACGAGCTTCAGAACGTCAAGAGGAGCTGGATGGAAGAGTTGACCGCTCTAGAGAAGCAGGGCACTAAGGTCAGACCAGGAGCCCTGGCCAAGGCCTTGAGTGAGGAAGTGCCCGAAGTGCCCGTCGTGGTGGACACGGGAAACGTAACTGTCTGGGTGAATAGACACTTCAGAGTCAAGAATCCCCGGAGGTTCCTCTTCTCCTCTTGGCTCGGAACGACCGGCTTTGGCGTCCCTGGCGGACTTGGAGCGGCCTTCGCCTCTAATTCTCAAGTACTCTCTGTGGTGGGGGACGGCGGGTTCGTAATGACAATGCAGGAGGTGTTAACCGCGCGGAAGTACGGTGTCCCCGTCAAGGTAGTGATCTTCAATAACTCCTCCTTCGGCATGGTTAAGGAACAACAGCAGGAAGCCGGTCTTCAACCCTTCGGTGTGGAGTTGGACAATCCAGACTTCGTTGAGCTAGGGCGTAGCTTCAATGTCCCGTCGAGGAGAGTGGAGGAAGCCTCAGAGTTGACTGACGCCCTGAGGTGGCTTCGTCAAGAGAAGGGGCCAGCGATCCTGGAGGTAGTACTAGATCCGAGAGATGTCCCACCCAAGGTATCGTGA
- a CDS encoding SRPBCC family protein translates to MYRFSVSRKFNCDSNSLWLKVKDIDSVTKYWRGLRSVKKIQGDLFEVRFAFPASGIVNIKAEEEARTLTFTYIKGPFRGTNEVHVGDGEITSSWEVEFNGLYKLIARSNVQHFSTGASHALQRLVEECGSD, encoded by the coding sequence ATGTACAGGTTCTCCGTCTCACGAAAGTTTAACTGCGACTCGAACTCGCTGTGGCTGAAGGTGAAGGACATAGATTCCGTCACAAAATATTGGAGAGGCCTCCGTAGCGTCAAGAAGATACAGGGTGACCTTTTCGAGGTCCGCTTCGCCTTTCCCGCGTCGGGCATAGTTAACATAAAGGCCGAAGAAGAGGCGAGGACACTCACCTTCACCTACATCAAGGGACCATTCAGAGGAACTAACGAAGTCCACGTCGGTGATGGAGAAATCACGTCCAGCTGGGAAGTGGAGTTCAACGGCCTCTACAAACTCATCGCTAGGAGTAACGTTCAGCACTTCTCCACGGGGGCCTCTCATGCCCTCCAGAGGTTGGTGGAGGAATGTGGGTCAGATTGA
- a CDS encoding class I SAM-dependent methyltransferase translates to MIEDRHVPVFILNNPLRRLTESPEKFARTYVSPGMVVADVGCGAGYYTLPLAKVVGPQGLVFAVDSDEAAVRVLRERAEKEGLKNVKAYVSPAEKLDFIPSASVDFVLSKDLLCCTVKHKEVVRELARIVKPGGTIYISVRSFPFSKDPRDVKKSEWRELLSQFEVLRSKQGVTSSWALLRPRSI, encoded by the coding sequence GTGATCGAGGACAGACACGTTCCAGTTTTCATCCTCAACAACCCACTCCGTAGGTTAACGGAGTCTCCAGAGAAGTTCGCAAGAACTTACGTGAGTCCGGGCATGGTGGTAGCAGACGTGGGATGTGGAGCTGGGTATTACACCTTGCCGCTAGCAAAGGTGGTAGGACCTCAAGGCCTAGTCTTCGCTGTGGATTCGGACGAGGCCGCGGTAAGGGTGCTCAGAGAGAGGGCGGAGAAAGAGGGACTGAAGAACGTTAAGGCCTACGTCTCTCCTGCGGAGAAGCTGGACTTCATTCCCTCAGCCTCAGTCGACTTCGTTCTATCCAAAGACCTTCTGTGCTGTACGGTGAAGCATAAGGAGGTGGTGAGGGAGTTGGCGAGGATAGTCAAACCAGGAGGAACTATCTACATATCCGTTAGGAGTTTCCCCTTCTCTAAAGACCCTAGAGACGTGAAGAAGAGCGAGTGGAGGGAACTCTTGTCTCAGTTCGAAGTCCTGAGGTCTAAGCAGGGAGTCACGTCGTCTTGGGCGCTCCTGAGGCCTAGGTCAATCTGA
- a CDS encoding ATP-binding protein has protein sequence MEGPIGRLREVRVVTRPTSDGRGTISFRSFVIEVPYTPELKLSVGRVLAVKSMGGEMLLLEIVDFLPLHYSMINLEGSIPKEIRDEVMDEVERSWEKGSPESWVEVYAVPVGYLMDSSKVTFRRGYSPPFPASAVYQLSREAYQRLVCSSSSEPLGRVLGDGVELRIDLEKAVRYHVGVFAFTGSGKSNLVSLLVRRALGTMRNLKVVVFDISMEYFTLLFDQLVRYNSRVLTAERLPPSPVEASRRFMRLHVVPEELDDLRDKFRVTTQRLIEEEKVRYMYVPSSSQVLMTYGDLVDLVNGQISDNYAASQKPVLFTMLQKLDALMRENKLSKDDIVDERVNGLLDEVEEVANRSKLRETSSIFSFINGLRSYLSSTNVEPVSEDYDIEKLAIEILEDSEVSPRLFVVESPKVEEARFVVSNVINEVMNRRKKMFSASPSVLFVLDEAQEFIPFDTRQKNMSEKSSEAVEKLLRQGRKYHLHSLISSQRLAYLNTNALQQLHTYFISTLPRPYDRQLVGETFAISDALLDRTLELETGEWLLVSFKSATPYDIPVFFRAENNFAELRRALGTT, from the coding sequence TTGGAAGGCCCAATAGGTAGACTGAGGGAAGTAAGAGTAGTCACGAGACCGACGTCAGACGGTAGAGGAACTATAAGCTTCAGGAGCTTCGTGATCGAGGTTCCCTACACCCCAGAACTCAAGCTCAGCGTGGGGAGGGTTCTCGCAGTGAAGTCGATGGGAGGAGAGATGTTACTCCTGGAGATCGTGGACTTCCTGCCACTCCATTACTCCATGATAAACCTAGAGGGATCCATCCCCAAGGAAATAAGGGACGAGGTCATGGATGAAGTGGAGAGGAGCTGGGAGAAGGGGTCTCCCGAAAGCTGGGTAGAAGTGTACGCTGTGCCAGTTGGGTATCTGATGGACTCCTCTAAGGTGACCTTCAGGAGGGGATACTCGCCTCCTTTTCCCGCTTCCGCGGTGTATCAGCTGAGTAGGGAAGCTTACCAGAGGTTGGTGTGTTCGAGCTCCAGCGAACCCCTCGGAAGGGTTTTAGGGGACGGAGTAGAACTGAGAATTGACCTAGAGAAGGCAGTGAGGTATCACGTTGGAGTGTTCGCGTTCACTGGCTCTGGGAAGTCGAACCTGGTCTCGTTACTAGTAAGGAGGGCCTTAGGCACCATGAGGAATCTCAAGGTAGTGGTGTTCGACATATCCATGGAGTACTTCACGCTCCTCTTCGATCAGTTGGTGAGGTATAACTCGCGTGTCCTGACGGCGGAGAGACTACCACCATCGCCAGTGGAGGCCTCTAGACGCTTCATGAGACTCCACGTAGTCCCAGAGGAGCTAGATGACCTCAGGGACAAGTTCAGGGTTACTACCCAGAGGCTAATAGAGGAGGAGAAAGTCAGGTATATGTATGTGCCGTCTAGCTCGCAGGTGCTTATGACCTACGGGGACCTGGTGGACTTAGTGAACGGCCAGATTTCCGACAACTACGCGGCCTCCCAGAAACCTGTGCTGTTCACCATGCTTCAAAAACTGGACGCGTTAATGAGGGAGAACAAGCTGAGTAAGGACGACATCGTTGACGAGAGAGTGAACGGACTGCTGGACGAGGTGGAGGAGGTGGCCAACCGGTCCAAGCTCAGGGAAACGTCCTCAATATTCTCCTTCATTAACGGGCTCAGGTCGTACCTCTCCTCCACCAACGTGGAGCCGGTGAGCGAGGACTACGACATTGAGAAGTTAGCAATAGAAATTCTTGAGGACTCGGAGGTGTCGCCCAGACTCTTCGTGGTCGAGAGTCCTAAAGTGGAAGAGGCCAGGTTCGTCGTCTCCAACGTAATAAACGAGGTTATGAACAGGAGGAAGAAGATGTTCTCCGCCTCCCCATCAGTGCTCTTCGTTCTCGATGAGGCGCAGGAGTTCATTCCTTTCGACACAAGACAAAAGAACATGAGTGAGAAGTCGAGTGAGGCGGTGGAGAAGCTCCTCAGGCAAGGTAGGAAGTACCACCTTCACTCCCTCATAAGCTCGCAGAGGTTGGCCTACCTCAACACCAACGCGCTCCAGCAACTTCATACGTACTTCATAAGTACGTTACCCAGGCCTTACGACAGGCAGTTAGTGGGAGAAACGTTCGCCATAAGCGATGCGCTTCTCGATAGAACCTTGGAGTTGGAGACGGGGGAGTGGCTGCTGGTTAGCTTCAAGTCGGCCACCCCCTACGACATACCTGTATTCTTCCGAGCTGAGAACAACTTCGCCGAGCTGAGGAGGGCATTAGGAACTACTTAA
- a CDS encoding thiamine-phosphate synthase family protein, with amino-acid sequence MLRTPLTLLTDVFMPSLRVLAAKRLRELGMSQTRIASLVGVSQPAVRQYLDEDEEKVIERLINLGLAKEEVNELVDQVTQLLSSEDVEAVMSFVTTRGLKLLSDLRFCQFHRSLDQEVPPTCSICSSLYIESEEELMRQALAMIQDEDVSELIPQVMSNMAFAKWGAKGPNDVIAVPGRITKVHGVPRPASRPEWGASAHLAKILLRVMESRHGLRAVMNLKYDDSVERALLKLGLPYVKVRGESGDDDVVAREIAEAMTGEAQVALHLGGRWLEPATYVFGRDPLEVAKRVLGLAREYVKLRSKRSQASK; translated from the coding sequence GTGCTCAGGACCCCTCTCACACTCCTCACTGACGTTTTTATGCCTTCTCTCCGCGTACTCGCGGCCAAGAGGTTGAGAGAACTTGGAATGAGTCAGACTAGGATAGCGAGTCTTGTAGGGGTGAGTCAACCCGCAGTTAGACAGTACCTCGACGAAGATGAGGAGAAGGTGATAGAGAGGCTGATCAACCTAGGCCTCGCTAAGGAAGAGGTGAATGAATTAGTGGACCAGGTAACTCAGTTGCTGTCGTCGGAGGACGTTGAAGCTGTAATGTCCTTCGTAACTACGAGGGGACTGAAACTACTTTCTGACCTTAGGTTTTGTCAGTTCCACAGGTCCCTTGATCAGGAAGTCCCCCCCACCTGTTCTATTTGTTCATCTCTTTACATAGAAAGTGAGGAGGAGCTCATGCGGCAGGCCTTGGCCATGATACAGGACGAGGACGTTTCTGAGCTCATTCCTCAAGTGATGAGTAACATGGCTTTCGCTAAGTGGGGAGCGAAGGGACCGAACGACGTAATAGCGGTCCCCGGAAGGATAACGAAAGTTCACGGCGTCCCCAGGCCAGCGTCCAGGCCTGAGTGGGGAGCTAGTGCACACTTGGCTAAGATACTCCTAAGGGTGATGGAGAGCAGACATGGACTAAGGGCTGTCATGAACCTAAAGTACGACGATTCTGTGGAGAGGGCGTTGCTGAAGCTTGGACTTCCCTACGTCAAGGTGCGAGGCGAGAGTGGAGACGACGACGTCGTCGCAAGGGAGATAGCTGAGGCCATGACGGGGGAAGCCCAGGTCGCTCTACACCTAGGAGGGAGATGGTTGGAGCCCGCGACCTACGTGTTCGGGAGGGATCCGCTTGAGGTGGCGAAGAGGGTGTTGGGGTTAGCGAGGGAGTACGTGAAGCTTAGGTCCAAAAGGAGTCAGGCCTCCAAGTAG